The genomic window CGAATGAAAAAATCCGTGATGCGGTCATGGGAGTAGTAGGGCGGGTTGCCCACAAATAACGTAAAGCGGGGCGGGGGCGGGATCCCCTGGTCGCTGAGTACTACGGTGTAATTTATGAGCCCATTGTTAAAGGCGTTTTGCTGGGTAATGGCGGTGGCACGTGAATGGGCGTCCACAAAACAAACACTTGCAGTCGGCTGGTTTTTTGCCAGCGAGATCCCAATGCTGCCGCACCCGCACCCCATGTCCAGAATGACATCCCCGGGCTGACTTATGGCTACTTCAGCGAGCGCCTGGGCACCCGGGTCCACCCGGCGGTGGGCGAAGACTCCCGGGAGCGTGGTGAGCGTGACGGGTAATCCATTGGGAATGGTCATGGTGAATTCGGCCTGATAGACCTTGAGTGCTTTTAACTCATGTTTCTTTTGGGCCATAAGAAGAGTGGATCCTTTTTTCTGGCCGCGGATGGAGCAGTTGCTGAAAAACTTTTTGACGTGTTCGGCAACCCAGGGCGCCTCTTCTTCAATCGAAACAAAGCATCGTCCACCCGTTTTAAGGGCCAGATGGCTTTGCTGCAGAAGATCCAGAATCAGTTCGTTGGACGTGGTGCCTTTTGAGATCTGAAGGCAGACGGCATCAAAACAATTCCGCTCCGGGATGTAAGGCTCGCACCGGGAGGTCACCCCGGACGCCGGATTCCGGAGAAGATTCCGTTCAACGGCATGGTGGTGAAACAGATCAAGCGAGGAGACGACCGCTTCAAGTCCGTGGTGAAAGTGTGTGGCCATCATGGCAATGGCCCCGGTACGATTGCCGAGAACCAGGAGCCGTTGCGGCTTGGTCGGGAGCAGGGGGATGGCTTCGATAAGATGAGCCTCGGTACGGCTCAGGCCGGAACGGGAGATGACTTCATATTTTCCATCGAGAAACAATTCAGCGGTGGACGCGAGGTCGGCTTGAGTTTCTGTGATATGGAAGGTGATGATCGGGAGGTCAAGCATAGGTTATAGGTTCTTTCATTTGCCTTAGTCTCGCATCATCCCTCGTCGCCCGTCAACATGATGCTACACATGCGGCTAAGGGGTGGGCAGCTCCTCATGTTCGCTACTGACCACAAGATTCTGTTCGTTGATAATATTGAAATAATAGACATGGGTGCCTGGTGGTAATTGGGCGGAAGCCCTTTTTGAAACGATAATTGGCCACTGCCAGGGTTTGAATCATGGGAGAGCCACCCTGATGGTCTTTTTGATCAAGGCGTCGAGGCCATCAATAAAAGCCTGGATGCTGAAGGTTTCAGCATGGGCCCGGATGAGGCGAGGATCCCAGGTCTTGCCGGCACAAGTTTCGATAGCTGCGATAAGGGCTTCAGGAGTTTGCTGGTCGAAAAAGAGTCCGGATACGCCCGCTTTGACTGTCTCCAAGGCTCCGCCGCGACCAAAGGCCACCACAGGGCGACCGCAGGCCTGTGCTTCGAGTGGGGCAATGCCGAAGTCTTCTTCGCCCGGGAAGATAAACATCCGGCACCGGCGATAGAGTCCCAGTAATTCATCATCCGTTTGCCGGCCCAGAAGTTCAATAGTGGGTCCCGCCATGGCCTTGAGCGATTCAAATTCGGTGCCTGTCCCGACAATTTTAAGGCGCCGTCCTGTTCGGTTGTAGGCCGTTACGGCCAGATCAATTTTTTTATAAGGAACCAGGGCCGATGCGATCAGATCAAAATCGCCAGCAGGTTGGTAATCCGGCGTCCAGCGGTCAAGATCCACGGGCGGATACAGGACGTCCGCCTCACGGCCATAAAAGCGGTTGATCCGGTCCTCAATATGCTGGCTGATGCCCACGAACCGGGTAACCCGTTTTGAGGCATGGCGGTCCCAGCGGCGCAGCCATGCCAGGAGGGGCCGTGCCAGCAATTTTTTCAACGGGTTTCCCTTAAGGTATTCATCGTGGAACAACCAGGCATAGCGCATGGGGGTAAAGCAGTAACAGAGCTGGGGTGCTTCGGAACGCAGGCCCTTGGCGACGCAGTGGCTGGTACTGATGACCAGGTCGGCCGTGGGAACCTTGAACTGTTCAATCGCTGATGGGAAAAAGGGCAGGAAATAGCGATATCGTTTTCCGATGGACGGGATGGCCTGAAGCCAGGAGGTGTGGATGGGGTGGCGGTTAATGGTATCGGAGATGGCGCTGCGATTACGGATGAGGGTGAAGATGGGGGCTTCAGGGAAGCCCTCGCAGAGAACCTCAAGGACGCGTTCGCCTCCGCGCATTCCGGTAAGCCAGTCATGGCAGAGAACCACGCGTAAATTTTTCCAGGATGCAGGGAATGTGTGGCTCATAACTGAATCAATTCGTGATAAAGGGCAATGGTTTGTCGGGCGGCTGCGGTCCAGGTGAACTGTCGGGCCTGCTCAAAGCCGAATTGAATCATATTGCGGCGGAGTTCGTGATCGGTCAGAACACGCAGGATCCCGTTTGCCAGTTCGGGGCCATTGTCGAGCGGGGTATAGAAAGCGGCCTGCCCGCCGATCTCTTTGAAGACCGGAATATCACTGCATAACATCGGTGCGCCACAGGCCATGGCCTCGACTACCGGCAGGCCAAAGCCTTCGTAGCGGGAGGGCAACACCACGACATCGGCACTCTGATAGGCCTTCACTAGGGCTGAACTGGTTTGATACCCCACCCAGGAGATGGCGGCTTCCATACCCAGCGCTTTGACACGTTGTCCGGCTTCCGGGTATCTGGGGTCGGGCGGACCAAGGATCTTGAGTTGGATTGGGAAGGGCGCCTTTTGGCGAGCTTCCGAGAAGGACTCAATCAGGAGGGGTAAGTTTTTATAGGGATCACTCCGTCCGACATAAAGCACCGTGCGGGGCCTTGTGGGGTCATCGTGTACAGCCTCCGAAGCAGGGCGGGGGACGAAGATTGGCGAGACTCCATTGTAGATCACTTTGACGGAATCGTGGCGCTCCGGCGGGATATTGAGATGTTTTACGATATCGGAGCGCGAGGCTTCACTGACCGCGATGATCCGGTCGGCGCGGGCCCCGATTTCAAGCATCAGGCGACGATAGATTGGGAATAGCCGGGTTTTCAGGGCGCGCGGGGTGGCCGAGGGAAAGAGCAAAGGGATCAGGTCGTGAATGGTGGCGATGCAGCGGATTTTGCCAACTTGCCCGCGTGGGAAGCAAGCGAGGGGAATCATGTAGTTGGTGGAGTGGTAAACTTCAATACCGTTGCGGGCGAGGCGTGACGGAAGCAGGAGCTGACTGTGCGGGGAGAAGACGCTCCAGGGGACGATATCGGGGCGGAAATTCGGTTTGTCCGCCAGTTCGGCCTCAATCCAGGTTCGTTCGGCCAAAGCCCGGTCGGAGAATATCAGCAGATAGGAGTTTAAATGATCCTCACGGGCAATATGGCGAATCAGCTCCCGGGTGTGGGCCCCAATACCTGAGATCTCGTTAAATATCCAGCGGGCGTCGAGCGCGATCTTCATGACAAAACCTTCCGGTAAACATCCAGTGTTTTAAGGGCGGTATCCCGCCAAGAAAAGCGGGCGGCATGTGCCGGTGCGTGTTTCGCAAGTTGATTGCGCCGGTCTGTATCATTGAGCAGGTTGGTGACGGTTCCTGCCCAGACCGAGGCGTCAAAGCCGGGGATTAAAACCGAGGCGGATCCCGTCAGCATTTCCGGAAGTGAGCCGCCTGTAGAGGAGACGACCGGGGTGCCGCAGGCCATGGCTTCCAGGGGAGGCAGCCCGAAGCCTTCGTAAAAGGACGTCATGACATAAAGTTCCGCACCGGCATAGAGTGAGAATAGATCACCGTCGGGGACAAACTCCAGATAGCGGATGCGGTCTTTACGCGAGGAGGAGTTCATGCATTCAAGGATGGGTTCCACCTTCCAGCCTTTCATTCCGGCAATGACGAGATCGCCATCGAATTCCGATAGCTGTTCAAACATTTCGATCAGGAAGGGAATGTTTTTGCGCGGTTCCAAGGTGCCGACGCTGAGGAGATAAGGGCGGTCGAGTTTGAGTTGACGCCGGGTCTTCGAGATTTGTTCGGCGGTTGGGCGGGTGCAGCCGGGGGTGATCCCCAGCGGGGTTGCGAATATTTGCGCGGGATCCAGCCCCAGCAACTCAGAGGTTTCTTTTCTGCTGAATTCAGACACCGTGATAATGGCATCGGCGCGCCTGACCGTGTCATGGATGAAGGTTGATAAATAATCCAGATTTTTTTTCTCGGAAAATTCAGGGTAACGCAAAAAACTCATGTCATGGATGGTGACGATCTTTTTTCCCTGAGTAAGCGGGGGAATCGTGAAGTTGGGGAAGTGATAGAGGTCAGCCTTTCCCGAAAACCAGTCGAAGGGCGGCCATTGGAGCCGTTTCCAGGCTTGCTGGACATATTTGCCAGGAACCCAGCGTACGGGGTTCTGATGGGCGCCCGTGCAGGGGAAATCAAGACCGCGGCGATGGAAGTCGAAATAAAAGAGATCCAGATCATCGGCCGGTGACATGATGGGGGCCAGGTGTTCCACGAGGTTTCTCGTGTAACGCCCCACTCCGGCCCGTTGCGAAACGGCCGATTGTATATCCACACAGATTCTCATTGCTTTCGTTTCTGAAACCCTTAGAAATGGATGGCATTGTAATGAGGGCTTGGAAAACGACAAGAACAGAGTGAAATCAATATGAGTATAGCGCAGGGACTTTATGTGGTGGGAACGCCAATTGGGAATCTGGACGATTTATCGGCCCGGGCGATTGAGACCTTGAAGCAGGTTCATGGTATTTTAGCCGAGGACACCCGTCATACGCGCATCCTTTTGGATCGGTTTGGGATTAAAACCCCCGCGTTCAGTTGTCATAAATTCAATGAAGCCGCGCGGGTGGACGGTATTCTGGCCCGTTTGCGGGCCGGAGAATCGTTGGCGCTGGTGTCCGATGCCGGGATGCCGGGGGTGTCGGATCCCGGTTCGCGCATGGTGGCTGCCTGCCGCAAGGCGGGGATCCCCGTGATTTGTGTTCCCGGGCCGTCCTCCGTCACCGCAGCGATTTCCCTATGTGGCTTTCCAGGTGCCGGTTTTGTATTTGCCGGGTTTACCCCCAGGAAGAGTGGGGCACTACGGAAGTTCCTTCTGGAATTTGCCACCTGTCCGGTGCCGGTGGCCGTTTTCGAATCTCCTTTCCGCCTGATGAAGTTGCTGGATGAAATTGAGGCGACGCTGTGCGAGCGCGAGCTGTTTGTAGGCCGGGAGCTCACTAAAAAGTTCGAGGAGACGGTTTGGGGGACGGCTGCAGAGTTGAAACGCACATTTCAGGGCAGAACCATCAAGGGGGAAATTGTTCTGGTGATCGCTTCACCCCGTTGACAGCAGAGGCGACGGGTGCTAGCCTTTCGAGAGTTATATTAAGGGTTCATATGGAAATATTGGGTGACAGCGTAGAAGTTGCGATTCAGGCCTCTGATGCATTTGTTCGGGTTCACGGCCGAGCTACCTTTAAAATCGGGCCCGCGCTCAAACAGTTTGGCATGATGGCCTGTGAAAAGGGCTGTCGGCGTATCATTGTTGAAATGCAGGATTGTGTGGGAATGGATAGTACCTTTATGGGGGTATTGGCGGGTCTGGCAACCCAGCTTAAGAAAATAGACGGTGCAGTTGTACTGCGTAATATCAGTGATAAAAATTCCTTTCTGATAAAAATGCTGGGGATTAATCATTTGGTTACCATTGATGCAAATGACTCCTCCACCAGCGCCATGCCCGGTAATGGCAAGTCCTTGCAGACAGGTGCTGACAAGCAGCAGATGACCCAGACCATGATTACGGCGCATGAGGCGCTGATCGAGGCGGCTCCGGATAACATGGTCAAATTTAAGGATGTATTGGTTTATTTGAAGGAAGATCTCGCGCGAACGGTGATGCAACAGACCGCCGCCGCAAATCAGGCTCATTGATCATTCCTGAGCTTTTTTGATTTTTGCTTCCTGTTATGCGGAAGAAAATCCCATATTTTTTCAAACATTAGATTTTTTATGTGAGGGCTGAAGTGTGACTGTAAAGCGCGATTATTATGAAGTGCTCGGTGTGGCAAGGTCCGCCTCGGCCGATGAGGTCAAAAAAGCTTACCGTCGTATGGCGATGCAGTATCACCCTGACCGGAATCAGGGTGACAAGGCTGCCGAGGCCAAGTTCAAGGAAGTCAGTGAGGCCTATGAGATTTTGAGTGATGCCGGAAAGCGGCGTCAATACGACCAATATGGCCATGAAGGTTTGAAATCCACTTTTGGACCGGATGGTTTTAACTTCTCACGGGATTTTACCCATGTGTCTGATTTACAGGATTTATTTGGCAGCCTGTTCGGGGATGGCGGCGGTGTTTTTGAAGATATGATGGGGGGCGGTCGGCGGACGTCGCGAACGGGCCCGCAACAAGGGGCGGATCTCAGGTTCGATTTGGAGATCGGTTTCGAGGAGGCTATGTTCGGGGCTCAACAGGACATTACGTTGCCGGTGACTGAGCAATGTGCCGCGTGTAACGGAATGGGAAGCGAACCGGGTAGCTCCGAAGAGACATGCCGTCATTGCGGCGGGCGGGGTGCGGTGATTTCGGCGAGTGGCTTTTTCCAGGTGCGCCAGACCTGTCCGGTGTGTTCCGGCAGTGGCAAGATGATTACCAAGCCGTGTCGTGACTGCAAGGGGGCTGGCCGCGTCAAAAACAAAAAGCGCCTCACCCTACGCATTCCTGCAGGCGTTGAGACGGGATCCCGTTTGCGTCTGGCCGGTCGTGGCGAAGGTGGCGTGCGGGGGGGTGTTGCCGGCGATCTCTATGTGATTCTCCATGTCCGCGAACATGATCTGTTCCATCGGGAGGGTGCTGAGTTGCTTTGCGAGGTGCCGATCCCCATGCATATTGCGGCATTGGGCGGTGAAGTAAATGTCCCCACCCTTGATGGATTTGTTCCGCTGCATGTGGAGGCGGGCACGGAGTCGGGGCATATGTTCCGGTTGAGCGGCAAGGGGGCGCCCAGCCTTGATGGGCATGGGCGGGGGGATTTGCATATCAGGGCCGTTGTGGAAGTACCGGTTAAACTCAGTTCCAAACAAAAAAAGGCACTTAAGGATTACAGCGATTTATGCGCTGACGAAAATCATCCCATGACTCGTAAACTGCAGGAACGGTCCGAGCAATTTTTTAAAGCCAAACCCACCCCGGATAAGTGAGCGTTGAAGGATGATCCCGCGTTGTTTTATTACCCCGGATGCATGGGAGCGTGACACGATCACGCTTTCCCGTGATGATTCGCACCATTTAACTGACGTTTTGCGGATGGAAATCGGTGCATCCGTAGTGATTTGTGACGGCCAGGGCGGAGAGGCGTCGGCCGTGATCACGGCGCGCAGCACGGGTATTGTGACGGTATGGATCGTGGAGCGGAAGCGGCAGGCGGGGGCGGGGATTGCCATCACCCTGATTCAGGCCGTACCCAAATCCCAGAAGATGGATTTGATCATTCAGAAGGCGACCGAACTGGGGGTTTGCACCATTTATCCTGTCATGACGGATCGGGGCGTGGTCCGACTCGAGGATGAGCGGGCTGATCATCGTATGACTCGGTGGCAGCGGATTGCGTTTGAGGCGGCCAAGCAGTGTCGTACTTCATGGATCACGAAGGTCCATCCTGTCGCAACGCTGGTATCGGTGCTGGGGCGGAAGCTGGTATTGGATGCCTTGCTGATCGGTTCCTTGGAGCCAGAGAGCCGTCCTTTAAAGTCCTGCTTGCAGGAGTTGAGAGAACGCCATATCGGTTCAGTCGGCTTGTTAATCGGGCCTGAAGGCGATTTTTCGCCGCGTGAATATGAGCTGGCCAAGCAGGCCGGGGCCATTCCCATCAGTTATGGCAACCGCGTGTTAAGAGTGGAGACGGCGGCGTTGTATGGTGTGAGCGTGTTGGCTTATGAGTTAATGGAGGATCATGTATAATCTCCAGCAATCCAAGGCATTTCATCGTCAAATTAAAATGGCGCAGCATTACGTGACCACCCGCCGGTCGGGTGTCCCGATGCGGTTGGGCCCCTTCGAGTGGATCCGGGCACTCTGTTTCCACACGCGGATTATTTGGAGTTATTATGTGGCCCGGAACATGATTAAGCGTGGCGTGTTTGATGCCGACGGCTATGCCAACCGCTCCTGGAAATCCCTGTATGTGACGGAGGCTCTCGGTGGGCGGATTGAGGTGGAGGGGTTGGAACATTTGGCGAAAACCCCCGGGCCGGTGGTGATCATTGGTAACCATATGGCCTCCTTGGAAACTGTGGTTTTGCCCTGCTTCATTCTTCCCTTTAAAGAGGTGGCGTTTGTGGTGAAGCAAAGTCTGCGCACGCATTTTGCCTTTGGACCGATCATGTGCGCGGTGAAGCATATTGCCGTGAGCCGCGATAATCCGCGTGAAGACTTGAAACGGGTGTTAAACGAAGGCACCGAATTGATTCGTCAGGGGGTAACGGTGGTTATTTTCCCGCAGGCGACCCGGTCGGCTGAATTTGATGTGGACGGCTTTAACACCTTGGGGGTAAAGCTGGCGGCCCGCGCGGGTGTACCGGTGATCCCCCTGGCCTTGAAAACTGATTTCATGGCGAATGGTAAATGGGTCAAGGATGCCGGTTATGTGTATCCCGAGCGGCCCATCCGGTTTGCTTTTGGTGCCCCGCTAGCGGTAACCGGGAACGGACGGGAGACCCATGCGGCCGTGGTGGATTTTATCGTGACTCATCTGAAGGCGTGGGGTGG from bacterium includes these protein-coding regions:
- a CDS encoding methyltransferase; its protein translation is MLDLPIITFHITETQADLASTAELFLDGKYEVISRSGLSRTEAHLIEAIPLLPTKPQRLLVLGNRTGAIAMMATHFHHGLEAVVSSLDLFHHHAVERNLLRNPASGVTSRCEPYIPERNCFDAVCLQISKGTTSNELILDLLQQSHLALKTGGRCFVSIEEEAPWVAEHVKKFFSNCSIRGQKKGSTLLMAQKKHELKALKVYQAEFTMTIPNGLPVTLTTLPGVFAHRRVDPGAQALAEVAISQPGDVILDMGCGCGSIGISLAKNQPTASVCFVDAHSRATAITQQNAFNNGLINYTVVLSDQGIPPPPRFTLFVGNPPYYSHDRITDFFIRTAFETLLPEGRAYSVAKNAAHHLDYMKELFGNAEMIHRRGYQIVKSVKS
- a CDS encoding glycosyltransferase encodes the protein MSHTFPASWKNLRVVLCHDWLTGMRGGERVLEVLCEGFPEAPIFTLIRNRSAISDTINRHPIHTSWLQAIPSIGKRYRYFLPFFPSAIEQFKVPTADLVISTSHCVAKGLRSEAPQLCYCFTPMRYAWLFHDEYLKGNPLKKLLARPLLAWLRRWDRHASKRVTRFVGISQHIEDRINRFYGREADVLYPPVDLDRWTPDYQPAGDFDLIASALVPYKKIDLAVTAYNRTGRRLKIVGTGTEFESLKAMAGPTIELLGRQTDDELLGLYRRCRMFIFPGEEDFGIAPLEAQACGRPVVAFGRGGALETVKAGVSGLFFDQQTPEALIAAIETCAGKTWDPRLIRAHAETFSIQAFIDGLDALIKKTIRVALP
- a CDS encoding glycosyltransferase family 1 protein; the encoded protein is MKIALDARWIFNEISGIGAHTRELIRHIAREDHLNSYLLIFSDRALAERTWIEAELADKPNFRPDIVPWSVFSPHSQLLLPSRLARNGIEVYHSTNYMIPLACFPRGQVGKIRCIATIHDLIPLLFPSATPRALKTRLFPIYRRLMLEIGARADRIIAVSEASRSDIVKHLNIPPERHDSVKVIYNGVSPIFVPRPASEAVHDDPTRPRTVLYVGRSDPYKNLPLLIESFSEARQKAPFPIQLKILGPPDPRYPEAGQRVKALGMEAAISWVGYQTSSALVKAYQSADVVVLPSRYEGFGLPVVEAMACGAPMLCSDIPVFKEIGGQAAFYTPLDNGPELANGILRVLTDHELRRNMIQFGFEQARQFTWTAAARQTIALYHELIQL
- a CDS encoding glycosyltransferase family 1 protein, with translation MDIQSAVSQRAGVGRYTRNLVEHLAPIMSPADDLDLFYFDFHRRGLDFPCTGAHQNPVRWVPGKYVQQAWKRLQWPPFDWFSGKADLYHFPNFTIPPLTQGKKIVTIHDMSFLRYPEFSEKKNLDYLSTFIHDTVRRADAIITVSEFSRKETSELLGLDPAQIFATPLGITPGCTRPTAEQISKTRRQLKLDRPYLLSVGTLEPRKNIPFLIEMFEQLSEFDGDLVIAGMKGWKVEPILECMNSSSRKDRIRYLEFVPDGDLFSLYAGAELYVMTSFYEGFGLPPLEAMACGTPVVSSTGGSLPEMLTGSASVLIPGFDASVWAGTVTNLLNDTDRRNQLAKHAPAHAARFSWRDTALKTLDVYRKVLS
- the rsmI gene encoding 16S rRNA (cytidine(1402)-2'-O)-methyltransferase, encoding MSIAQGLYVVGTPIGNLDDLSARAIETLKQVHGILAEDTRHTRILLDRFGIKTPAFSCHKFNEAARVDGILARLRAGESLALVSDAGMPGVSDPGSRMVAACRKAGIPVICVPGPSSVTAAISLCGFPGAGFVFAGFTPRKSGALRKFLLEFATCPVPVAVFESPFRLMKLLDEIEATLCERELFVGRELTKKFEETVWGTAAELKRTFQGRTIKGEIVLVIASPR
- a CDS encoding STAS domain-containing protein, whose amino-acid sequence is MEILGDSVEVAIQASDAFVRVHGRATFKIGPALKQFGMMACEKGCRRIIVEMQDCVGMDSTFMGVLAGLATQLKKIDGAVVLRNISDKNSFLIKMLGINHLVTIDANDSSTSAMPGNGKSLQTGADKQQMTQTMITAHEALIEAAPDNMVKFKDVLVYLKEDLARTVMQQTAAANQAH
- the dnaJ gene encoding molecular chaperone DnaJ; amino-acid sequence: MTVKRDYYEVLGVARSASADEVKKAYRRMAMQYHPDRNQGDKAAEAKFKEVSEAYEILSDAGKRRQYDQYGHEGLKSTFGPDGFNFSRDFTHVSDLQDLFGSLFGDGGGVFEDMMGGGRRTSRTGPQQGADLRFDLEIGFEEAMFGAQQDITLPVTEQCAACNGMGSEPGSSEETCRHCGGRGAVISASGFFQVRQTCPVCSGSGKMITKPCRDCKGAGRVKNKKRLTLRIPAGVETGSRLRLAGRGEGGVRGGVAGDLYVILHVREHDLFHREGAELLCEVPIPMHIAALGGEVNVPTLDGFVPLHVEAGTESGHMFRLSGKGAPSLDGHGRGDLHIRAVVEVPVKLSSKQKKALKDYSDLCADENHPMTRKLQERSEQFFKAKPTPDK
- a CDS encoding 16S rRNA (uracil(1498)-N(3))-methyltransferase, encoding MIPRCFITPDAWERDTITLSRDDSHHLTDVLRMEIGASVVICDGQGGEASAVITARSTGIVTVWIVERKRQAGAGIAITLIQAVPKSQKMDLIIQKATELGVCTIYPVMTDRGVVRLEDERADHRMTRWQRIAFEAAKQCRTSWITKVHPVATLVSVLGRKLVLDALLIGSLEPESRPLKSCLQELRERHIGSVGLLIGPEGDFSPREYELAKQAGAIPISYGNRVLRVETAALYGVSVLAYELMEDHV
- a CDS encoding lysophospholipid acyltransferase family protein yields the protein MYNLQQSKAFHRQIKMAQHYVTTRRSGVPMRLGPFEWIRALCFHTRIIWSYYVARNMIKRGVFDADGYANRSWKSLYVTEALGGRIEVEGLEHLAKTPGPVVIIGNHMASLETVVLPCFILPFKEVAFVVKQSLRTHFAFGPIMCAVKHIAVSRDNPREDLKRVLNEGTELIRQGVTVVIFPQATRSAEFDVDGFNTLGVKLAARAGVPVIPLALKTDFMANGKWVKDAGYVYPERPIRFAFGAPLAVTGNGRETHAAVVDFIVTHLKAWGGSIKGTAT